In Lentibacillus amyloliquefaciens, one DNA window encodes the following:
- a CDS encoding (2Fe-2S)-binding protein produces MYISFLALFLHVSNRDKKGVVRLADKDTIICRCEEVTYQDLIDTASKYKCSARELKLRTRASMGYCGGRTCRNIVDKAVSNVKDKNREQVSLKYQPPVRPIQFRDLGGWKNE; encoded by the coding sequence ATGTATATTTCATTTTTGGCACTATTTTTGCATGTGTCAAATAGAGATAAAAAAGGAGTGGTGAGATTGGCTGACAAAGATACAATAATTTGCAGATGTGAGGAAGTGACATACCAGGATTTAATAGACACCGCTTCCAAATATAAATGCTCTGCAAGGGAATTAAAACTTCGTACCAGAGCATCGATGGGATACTGCGGAGGCAGGACATGCCGGAACATTGTCGATAAGGCAGTCTCGAATGTGAAGGATAAAAATCGGGAACAGGTATCCTTGAAATACCAACCTCCGGTAAGACCTATACAATTTAGAGATTTAGGAGGGTGGAAGAATGAGTGA
- a CDS encoding (2Fe-2S)-binding protein has protein sequence MSERIYDHPVLGALKENEYVTFSFNDEEYKGLKDESLAAALLANGIRTLRHHEETGRPRGVYCNIGHCFECRVKVNGKSGVRACLTPLKEGMVVESGGKLPTPVRDWRAENE, from the coding sequence ATGAGTGAACGTATTTACGATCACCCAGTTCTCGGAGCTTTAAAAGAGAATGAATATGTCACGTTTTCTTTTAACGATGAAGAGTATAAAGGGTTAAAAGATGAATCACTTGCTGCAGCACTTCTGGCGAACGGGATAAGAACTTTACGCCATCATGAGGAAACTGGAAGACCGCGTGGTGTTTACTGTAACATCGGGCATTGTTTTGAATGCCGAGTAAAAGTTAATGGCAAATCTGGTGTGCGTGCATGTTTAACCCCCCTTAAGGAAGGGATGGTTGTGGAAAGCGGCGGAAAGCTCCCGACACCTGTTAGAGATTGGAGGGCTGAAAATGAATGA
- a CDS encoding NAD(P)/FAD-dependent oxidoreductase, with protein MNDVIIIGAGPAGLSAAITCAKNGLSSLVIDEYLKPGGRLLGQLYEEPSGFWWNGIKESESLYQEAIELDVQIQLNTSVHNIEKENNYWIIYTETGIIYSEQLLLATGAAESPIPVPGWTLPGVMSVGAAQVMTNVHRIKPGERGVIIGVNVLSAAIAMELQLAGVKVASLTLPKMNKVTQDAAQPGEVLDSLLHVSHMAPSKVIRFGSKLMNNDVMKKIGVSFYPKQGFKMWDIPIQLRKAVIEICGEEAVTGVKIATISANGEVVKGSEEHIDCDFICIAGGLYPLTELAAVAGCPFYLVEELGGYVPLHNEQMETPIENLYVAGNITGIEGAKVAIKQGVIAGLTISGNAGVSGLTQEIRRAIKLTEQTRDNAYIQFHPDVKKGRKAIQEKWKDCMSTAP; from the coding sequence ATGAATGATGTAATTATTATCGGGGCTGGACCAGCAGGTTTATCAGCAGCGATTACATGTGCTAAAAATGGATTAAGTTCATTGGTAATTGATGAATACCTAAAACCAGGAGGAAGACTATTAGGACAGCTATATGAAGAGCCAAGTGGATTTTGGTGGAACGGCATTAAGGAATCTGAAAGTTTATATCAAGAGGCAATTGAATTAGATGTACAAATACAGTTAAATACATCTGTACACAATATAGAAAAAGAAAATAATTATTGGATTATATACACAGAGACGGGGATAATTTATTCCGAGCAGTTATTACTGGCAACAGGAGCTGCTGAATCACCAATCCCAGTACCGGGATGGACACTTCCAGGTGTGATGTCTGTTGGCGCAGCCCAAGTGATGACCAATGTTCATCGCATTAAACCCGGAGAACGCGGGGTTATTATTGGTGTAAATGTTCTTTCAGCAGCAATTGCTATGGAACTGCAGCTTGCCGGAGTGAAAGTGGCCAGTCTTACATTGCCCAAAATGAATAAGGTGACTCAAGATGCAGCACAGCCGGGTGAAGTTTTGGATTCTCTCCTTCATGTATCCCATATGGCCCCTTCAAAGGTTATTCGTTTCGGCAGTAAATTAATGAATAATGATGTAATGAAAAAAATAGGTGTATCGTTTTATCCGAAGCAGGGCTTTAAAATGTGGGATATCCCGATTCAACTTCGTAAAGCAGTCATCGAGATATGTGGCGAAGAAGCTGTAACCGGTGTTAAAATCGCAACAATATCTGCAAATGGTGAAGTTGTAAAAGGTAGTGAAGAGCATATTGACTGTGATTTTATATGTATTGCCGGTGGTTTATATCCCTTGACTGAGTTAGCAGCAGTTGCCGGATGCCCGTTTTATTTAGTAGAAGAATTAGGTGGTTATGTGCCATTACACAATGAACAGATGGAAACGCCAATTGAAAACCTGTACGTGGCAGGAAATATTACAGGAATTGAAGGTGCTAAAGTTGCAATTAAACAGGGTGTTATAGCCGGTTTAACCATTTCTGGAAATGCAGGTGTGAGCGGTTTAACACAGGAAATACGACGTGCTATAAAGTTGACGGAACAGACGCGGGATAATGCATATATTCAGTTTCATCCAGATGTGAAGAAAGGTCGGAAAGCAATTCAGGAAAAATGGAAAGATTGCATGAGCACGGCACCATAA
- a CDS encoding glycine betaine ABC transporter substrate-binding protein, whose translation MKKTLFILITILFSIAMYGCSSSGDTDNAGDTGSEDKPTLTFGVTNWTSTVPPTKIAGKILENMGYKVEETNADAGSVYTGMSNGDIDIFMDSWFPAQRQYIEEYSDSIESIGVSYDNANSGMVVPKYMEDINDVSDLKGNEDLVNNEMFAIGAGDPAMQDMKKVIDFYNLDIEMTNSSEAAMLAAAEAEMEEENPVLFYGWRPHSMFDKYDLKILTNKEATEEKGLFDASTINVIANKGLEEKAPEAFQFLSNWSISMEDMEQMIAEIDGGANPDEVAQEWIDNNQDKIEEMKNGN comes from the coding sequence ATGAAGAAAACACTATTTATTCTAATCACAATTTTATTTTCAATAGCCATGTATGGTTGCTCATCAAGTGGTGATACAGATAATGCAGGTGATACAGGAAGTGAGGACAAACCAACATTAACGTTTGGTGTCACAAACTGGACAAGTACCGTTCCACCAACGAAAATAGCTGGCAAAATCTTAGAAAACATGGGTTACAAAGTAGAAGAAACAAATGCCGATGCTGGCAGTGTTTATACGGGTATGTCAAATGGTGATATTGATATATTTATGGATTCGTGGTTTCCGGCACAAAGACAATATATTGAAGAGTATTCTGATTCAATCGAAAGTATTGGCGTCAGTTATGACAATGCAAATTCCGGAATGGTTGTTCCTAAGTATATGGAGGATATCAACGACGTTTCAGATTTAAAAGGCAATGAAGATTTAGTCAATAATGAAATGTTTGCCATTGGCGCGGGTGATCCGGCCATGCAGGACATGAAAAAAGTTATCGATTTTTACAATTTGGATATTGAAATGACCAATTCCTCAGAAGCAGCTATGCTGGCAGCTGCTGAAGCAGAAATGGAAGAGGAAAACCCTGTTTTGTTTTATGGATGGCGTCCGCATTCAATGTTTGATAAATATGATTTAAAAATACTGACAAATAAAGAAGCAACAGAGGAGAAAGGACTGTTTGATGCGAGTACTATTAATGTGATTGCCAATAAAGGATTGGAAGAGAAAGCACCAGAGGCATTCCAGTTTTTAAGCAACTGGAGTATATCCATGGAAGACATGGAACAAATGATAGCTGAAATTGATGGTGGTGCGAATCCCGATGAAGTCGCACAAGAGTGGATTGATAACAATCAAGATAAAATTGAGGAAATGAAAAACGGCAATTAA
- a CDS encoding serine hydrolase domain-containing protein codes for MKIANDPIMWQELIEGTEVSGLTQNYMFAAPDNAQDPSTEFEGTLKLEGTQMGMNPEPGMNNVRGKDITFFPDVSLEFFTVDDKHLVPVTQDVIPNGTLEKTKSYWDIIVQPGRVWRNVDQDNGWNRASFPFSLVNRFEGETHIGIAMFLYKEDNVSHVRFQIVAQTGPFDVSGYFNAWGVTKASYKPGGIDNLENHKNVYRLHLENRFPTAPLNELKQKVGDNHLAAFNGATNKAEEENVLQTGLLYEGVLYRSPCQFAAGSFPYGDDIRYGVWSVTKSAKMNVAMLRLAEKYGRGLLDEKIADYIQIPESQKEWDDVTYLDMANMASGRGATTDDPTCYLCDYHRWYLAPSKNEKVAEALDYPRVWEPGTMYNYRDQDAFLLGVALEAYLKSKEGEDATLGQMLKKEVYEPIGIYYAPGNDTIEGNGSSGHPRMDFGYHATLDDLAKIALLYEKRGNWNGTQILNRQLVDSILPKQNPSDLAIPKGAKNAFGPKYYAMSWHIEPYRTCEGRKLYLPNMKGYGGNLVTLMPGHVVGLRMANTLTFSDWNDFESTVPQARVGEQLVSFCEGSDKNDND; via the coding sequence ATGAAAATAGCTAACGATCCAATCATGTGGCAAGAACTCATCGAGGGAACGGAAGTCAGTGGCTTAACACAGAATTATATGTTCGCAGCTCCTGATAACGCTCAAGACCCTTCGACGGAATTTGAAGGTACTTTGAAGCTTGAGGGTACACAAATGGGTATGAACCCGGAGCCCGGCATGAACAACGTACGCGGTAAAGATATTACCTTTTTCCCGGACGTGTCTTTAGAATTTTTTACTGTGGATGACAAACATCTGGTTCCTGTGACGCAGGATGTCATCCCAAATGGCACGTTGGAAAAAACAAAAAGCTACTGGGATATCATTGTTCAACCGGGGCGCGTTTGGCGTAACGTTGACCAGGATAACGGCTGGAATCGTGCGTCATTTCCATTTTCTCTCGTCAATCGCTTTGAAGGAGAAACGCATATTGGAATCGCTATGTTTCTTTATAAAGAAGATAACGTGTCACATGTCCGGTTTCAAATCGTTGCACAGACAGGTCCCTTCGATGTATCGGGCTATTTCAACGCCTGGGGGGTTACGAAGGCATCATATAAGCCGGGTGGAATTGATAACCTGGAGAATCATAAAAATGTTTATCGTCTTCATCTCGAAAACCGCTTTCCAACCGCACCGCTCAATGAATTAAAACAAAAGGTCGGGGACAATCATTTAGCGGCATTTAATGGGGCAACAAACAAAGCGGAGGAAGAAAACGTTCTCCAGACCGGTCTACTCTATGAGGGAGTGCTCTATCGATCGCCTTGCCAGTTCGCTGCCGGTTCATTTCCATATGGCGATGACATTCGTTATGGTGTTTGGTCAGTGACTAAAAGTGCGAAGATGAACGTTGCGATGTTACGTTTAGCTGAGAAGTACGGGCGTGGCTTGCTTGATGAGAAGATCGCTGACTATATACAAATCCCGGAATCACAAAAAGAGTGGGATGATGTCACTTACCTGGATATGGCTAACATGGCTTCAGGACGCGGGGCCACCACTGATGATCCAACATGCTATTTGTGTGATTACCACCGGTGGTATTTAGCGCCGTCAAAGAATGAAAAGGTTGCGGAAGCATTGGACTACCCACGGGTATGGGAGCCCGGAACGATGTACAACTATCGTGATCAAGATGCATTCCTTCTTGGCGTTGCGCTTGAAGCGTACCTCAAGAGTAAGGAGGGGGAGGACGCCACTTTGGGGCAGATGCTTAAGAAAGAAGTATACGAACCAATTGGTATTTACTACGCACCAGGAAATGACACCATCGAGGGTAACGGCTCATCCGGGCACCCCAGAATGGATTTCGGTTATCACGCGACACTGGATGACTTGGCTAAAATCGCTTTGCTTTATGAAAAGCGCGGTAACTGGAATGGCACCCAGATATTAAATCGCCAGTTGGTGGACAGCATATTGCCCAAACAAAATCCGTCTGATTTAGCCATTCCAAAGGGAGCGAAGAATGCGTTTGGACCTAAATATTATGCCATGAGTTGGCACATTGAGCCTTATCGAACATGTGAAGGACGTAAGCTTTACCTGCCAAATATGAAGGGGTATGGCGGCAATCTTGTTACGCTCATGCCCGGCCATGTGGTCGGGTTGCGAATGGCAAACACCTTAACATTTTCGGATTGGAATGACTTTGAATCTACGGTGCCCCAGGCGAGAGTGGGGGAGCAGCTTGTATCTTTTTGCGAGGGTAGTGACAAAAACGACAACGATTAG